The genomic window CGGCAATGGAGCAGTTGATGTTCTTCTGGCTGAAGGCCTCGCTCGCGGCGCCGAACACAACAATCTCGTCGGGCCACTCTTCGCGCGGCGCGGCAATCGAGGCCTCGAAGCCCTTCATGTTGGGCGTGAGCACCGAGTAGCGCACGCCGGGCTTGCGCTTTATGCCGTGCATCACCTCGGCGTTGTCGGCCATCTGCGGCACCCACTTGGGGCTCACGAAGCTGGTGACCTCGATCTCCTTCAGGCCGGCGTCCTGCAGGCGATGCACCAGCCCGATCTTGACTTCAGCCGAGACCGGCTGCTTCTCGTTCTGCAGTCCGTCGCGCGGACCGACGTCAACGATCTTGACCTTGGCGGGGAGTTTCATGGCGTGTCTCTGGAGTTCGCAGGAAGAAGAAAAATAGGCCGTCCTTCGATTGTCGGCCACCTGCGTCCGCCGTGCTCGGCCGGGCTGTTGCGCGGGGGTTGCAATGCCCGCCACTGGCGTTGCAAATCGCGCCAGCGCAGCAACATCGCTCAATACGACTTGGGCAGGCCGAGCGCTTTTTCCGCGATGAAGTTCAGGATCATCTGCGGGCTCACCGGCGCAATGCGCGGAATGTAGCTCTCGCGCAGCAGCCGCTCGACATGGTATTCCTTCGCATAGCCCATGCCGCCAAGCGTGAGCACGGCGTTCTGGCAGGCGTCATGCGCCGCTTCGGCCGCCAGGTACTTGGCTGCATTGGCCTCGATGCCGCAGGGCTCGCCCGCGTCGTACAGCGTGGCGGCCTTGAACACCATCAGGTCGGCGGCCTCGAGGTTGGCCCAGGCGCGTGCGAGCGGATGCGCCACGCCCTGGTTCTGGCCGATGGGCCGGCCGAACACGACGCGCTCCTGCGCGTACTGCGAGGCGATGCGCAATGCGGCGCGGCCGATGCCGATGGCCTCGGCCGCAATCAGGATGCGCTCGGGGTTGAGCCCGTGCAGGATGTACTCGAAACCGCGGCCTTCGTCGCCGATGCGGTCTTCCTCGGGCACCTGGAGCCCGTCGATGAAGAGCATGTTCGAGTCGACCGCCGCGCGCCCCAGCTTGTGGATCTCGCGCACCTCGACCTTGCTTCGGTCCAGCGGCGTGTAGAACAGCGTGAGGCCCTGCGTGGGCTTCTTCACCTGGTCGAGGGGCGTGGTGCGTGTGAGGATCAGCATGCGGTCGGCCACCTGTGCGGTCGAGATCCATATCTTGCGGCCATGCAGCAGATAGCTGCCGTTGGGCTGGCGCACCGCCTGCGTCTTGAGGCTCGTGGTGTCGAGCCCTGCGTCGGGCTCGGTCACGGCGAAGCAGGCCTTCTCGGTGCCGGCAATCAGCGGCGGCAAGAAGCGCTGGCGCTGCGCCTCGCTGCCGAACACCACCACCGGGTTGAGCCCGAAGATGTTCATGTGCACCGCAGAAGCACCCGACATGCCCGCCCCCGATGCGCTGATGGCGCGCATCATCAGCGCCGCTTCGGTAATGCCCAGGCCCGCACCGCCCTGCGCCTCGGGCATCGCGATGCCGAGCCAGCCGCTTTCCGCCACGGCGCGGTGGAACTCGTGCGGGAACGCGGCGCGGTCGTCGTGGTCGCGCCAGTAGTCGGCGGGAAAGTCTTCGCAGAGGCGCTCGATGGCCGCCACCAGCGAGCGCTGGTCTTCATTCAGGGAAAAGTTCATTCGCTGTCCTTCGTGGGTTCCGGCTGCAGCGTGACGCCGCGCGCGAGCATCCGGTCGATCTCTTCGCTTGCATAGCCCGCTTCGCGCAGCAGCTCGACGCTCTGTTCGCCAATACGCGGCGCGGGCCGGCGAATGGCCGCGGGAGTGGCGCTGTAGCGGCCGACCGGCGCCAGCGTGCGGATGCGGCCCTCGCTCGGATGGTCGAGTTCCGGAAAGAAACCGACTGCGCGCAGGTGCGGGTCGTCCAGCAGGCTGTCGGTGCTGTGCAGGCGCGCGACCGGGATGTCGGCTGCTTCGAGCACCGCCATCCATTCATCGCTGCCGCGCGTGGCCATCACCTCGGCCACGAATGCGTAGACCGCACCAATGTTCGCGGCGCGCGCCGTGTGCGTACCGAACATCGGCGAATCGCGCAGCTCG from Variovorax paradoxus includes these protein-coding regions:
- a CDS encoding acyl-CoA dehydrogenase family protein codes for the protein MNFSLNEDQRSLVAAIERLCEDFPADYWRDHDDRAAFPHEFHRAVAESGWLGIAMPEAQGGAGLGITEAALMMRAISASGAGMSGASAVHMNIFGLNPVVVFGSEAQRQRFLPPLIAGTEKACFAVTEPDAGLDTTSLKTQAVRQPNGSYLLHGRKIWISTAQVADRMLILTRTTPLDQVKKPTQGLTLFYTPLDRSKVEVREIHKLGRAAVDSNMLFIDGLQVPEEDRIGDEGRGFEYILHGLNPERILIAAEAIGIGRAALRIASQYAQERVVFGRPIGQNQGVAHPLARAWANLEAADLMVFKAATLYDAGEPCGIEANAAKYLAAEAAHDACQNAVLTLGGMGYAKEYHVERLLRESYIPRIAPVSPQMILNFIAEKALGLPKSY